One Erythrobacter sp. SDW2 genomic region harbors:
- the hemH gene encoding ferrochelatase: MTWQAQSLPTDHKPVKSGRIGVLLVNLGTPDAPDVASVKRYLLEFLSDRRVVEIPPIAWQPILRGIILNTRPKRSAEAYRKVWTEEGSPLAVITRKQAEGLQERLGGAVHVDWAMRYGQPSIPDRLKTMAEAGCDRILFAPLYPQYSGATTGTAVDKAADTLKEMRWQPALRILPAYHDRAGYLDALEADTLRQLEALDYVPEVLLLSFHGMPLRTLELGDPYHCQCRKTSRLLAERLARHEKWAGLRVVTTFQSRFGRAQWLEPATDDTIMAEAKAGTKQMAVAMPGFSADCLETLEEIAMEGRDEFVEAGGERYAALSCLNDSDAGMSMLEALVRQELSGWL; encoded by the coding sequence ATGACCTGGCAAGCCCAATCGCTCCCTACCGACCACAAACCCGTCAAGAGCGGGCGGATCGGCGTGTTGCTGGTCAATCTCGGTACCCCCGACGCGCCCGATGTCGCCTCGGTGAAGCGCTATCTGCTCGAATTCCTGTCCGACCGGCGCGTGGTGGAGATCCCGCCGATCGCCTGGCAGCCGATCCTGCGCGGAATCATTCTCAACACAAGGCCCAAGCGCAGCGCCGAGGCCTATCGCAAGGTCTGGACCGAGGAAGGCTCGCCGCTGGCCGTGATTACCCGCAAGCAGGCCGAAGGCTTGCAGGAGCGGCTGGGTGGTGCCGTTCATGTCGACTGGGCCATGCGCTATGGTCAGCCGTCGATCCCCGATCGGCTGAAGACGATGGCCGAGGCCGGATGTGACCGGATTCTGTTCGCCCCGCTCTATCCGCAATACTCGGGCGCCACCACTGGAACGGCGGTCGACAAAGCGGCAGACACGCTCAAGGAAATGCGCTGGCAGCCCGCGCTGCGTATCCTGCCGGCCTATCACGACCGTGCCGGCTATCTCGACGCGCTGGAGGCCGACACGCTGCGCCAGCTAGAAGCGCTCGATTACGTTCCCGAGGTGCTGCTCTTGAGCTTCCACGGCATGCCGCTGCGCACGCTGGAACTGGGCGATCCCTATCACTGCCAGTGCCGCAAGACCTCGCGCCTGCTGGCTGAACGGCTGGCGCGTCACGAGAAGTGGGCCGGCCTGCGTGTCGTCACCACCTTCCAGAGCCGTTTCGGTCGCGCCCAATGGCTTGAACCCGCGACCGATGACACGATCATGGCCGAGGCCAAGGCCGGGACGAAGCAGATGGCGGTGGCCATGCCTGGCTTTTCCGCCGACTGCCTCGAAACGCTGGAAGAGATCGCCATGGAAGGCCGCGACGAATTCGTCGAAGCAGGCGGCGAGCGCTATGCCGCGCTGTCCTGCCTCAACGACAGCGACGCCGGGATGAGCATGCTGGAGGCGCTGGTACGGCAGGAATTGTCAGGCTGGCTTTAA
- the aguB gene encoding N-carbamoylputrescine amidase codes for MREVTVAALQLPLGSDDEPTNIAAVGELVEQAAARGAEIVLPPELFSGPYFCQTEDEALFALARPTLEHPSVIAMRKLAAKLKVAIPTSFFERDGHHYYNTLAMIGPDGEVMGTYRKSHIPDGPGYEEKFYFRPGNDGFKVWDVCGTSIGVGICWDQWYPECARVMALMGAELLFYPTAIGSEPYDAELDTSHMWQRAMQGHAVSNCMPVIAANRIGTEGEASFYGHSFVTNEWGDKVVEFGASEEGVLVVTLDLDQAAKHRAGMGFFRDRRPQLYSRICEDV; via the coding sequence ATGCGTGAAGTCACCGTCGCCGCCCTCCAGCTGCCCCTCGGTAGCGATGACGAGCCGACCAATATCGCCGCTGTCGGCGAACTGGTCGAACAGGCCGCCGCGCGCGGGGCCGAGATCGTGCTGCCGCCGGAACTCTTCTCCGGCCCCTATTTCTGCCAGACAGAGGATGAGGCGCTGTTCGCGCTCGCCCGGCCGACGCTGGAGCATCCCTCGGTCATCGCCATGCGCAAGCTGGCGGCGAAGCTGAAAGTCGCGATCCCGACCAGCTTCTTTGAACGTGACGGGCATCATTATTACAACACGCTGGCCATGATCGGACCCGACGGCGAGGTCATGGGCACCTACCGCAAGAGCCATATCCCCGACGGGCCAGGTTACGAGGAGAAGTTCTACTTCCGCCCAGGGAACGACGGCTTCAAGGTGTGGGACGTATGTGGCACCAGCATCGGCGTCGGCATCTGCTGGGACCAGTGGTACCCGGAATGCGCGCGGGTGATGGCGCTGATGGGCGCGGAACTGCTGTTCTATCCCACCGCTATCGGCTCCGAACCCTATGATGCGGAACTCGACACCAGCCACATGTGGCAGCGTGCGATGCAGGGCCATGCGGTCAGCAACTGCATGCCGGTGATCGCCGCCAACCGGATCGGGACCGAAGGCGAGGCGAGCTTCTACGGCCACAGCTTCGTCACCAACGAATGGGGCGACAAGGTCGTCGAATTCGGCGCGAGTGAGGAAGGCGTGCTGGTAGTGACGCTCGACCTCGACCAGGCGGCCAAGCACCGCGCCGGGATGGGCTTCTTCCGCGACCGCCGTCCGCAGCTCTACAGCCGCATCTGCGAGGATGTCTGA
- a CDS encoding DUF1674 domain-containing protein, with translation MKRATQRPKDFKKPAHWTDEPAPKPEKVKAEEELSPTRYGDWVKDGIAIDF, from the coding sequence ATGAAACGTGCCACCCAACGCCCGAAGGACTTCAAGAAACCGGCCCACTGGACCGACGAACCTGCGCCCAAGCCGGAGAAGGTCAAGGCAGAAGAGGAGCTCAGCCCGACCCGTTACGGCGACTGGGTCAAGGACGGCATCGCGATCGATTTCTAG
- a CDS encoding class I SAM-dependent methyltransferase, whose protein sequence is MKKLLFAAAAIGGLAVAAPAFADHHDSGGMDHGDHDKSDHEAHGPEMFMQHHGEALGAAIAHPSRAEDAKRDQFRHPAETLAFFHVAPDMKVGEYAPGGGWYSRLLGHYLGGEGQLVGLYANPQTASADPARQQRIRDQAAGFADEVAGYTGLSADRFAGMTLESIPDDQKGTFDRILVIRGLHGITRTGTADTEMRAMRELLKDDGMLGIVQHRAKPDAPWSYANGTKGYLKQQDVIDFMRLNGFELVGTSEINANPMDTADHAEGVWEMPPVLGTKREDLKDKGESDRMTLLFKKAK, encoded by the coding sequence ATGAAAAAATTGCTGTTCGCCGCTGCCGCTATTGGCGGTCTCGCTGTCGCTGCGCCGGCCTTTGCCGACCACCACGATTCAGGTGGAATGGACCACGGTGACCATGACAAGAGCGATCATGAGGCGCATGGGCCCGAAATGTTCATGCAGCACCACGGTGAAGCGCTCGGGGCTGCCATCGCTCACCCGAGCCGCGCCGAAGATGCCAAGCGCGACCAGTTCCGCCATCCGGCCGAAACGCTCGCCTTCTTCCATGTCGCGCCGGACATGAAGGTCGGCGAGTATGCGCCGGGTGGTGGCTGGTATTCGCGCCTCCTCGGTCACTATCTCGGCGGCGAGGGGCAATTGGTAGGTCTCTATGCCAATCCGCAGACCGCCTCTGCCGATCCTGCCCGCCAACAGCGTATCCGCGACCAGGCGGCCGGTTTTGCTGACGAGGTTGCCGGGTACACCGGCCTGTCGGCAGATCGCTTTGCAGGCATGACTCTGGAATCGATTCCCGATGACCAGAAGGGCACTTTCGACCGTATCCTCGTCATCCGCGGCCTCCATGGCATTACCCGCACCGGCACTGCCGACACCGAGATGCGGGCGATGCGAGAGCTGCTCAAGGACGATGGCATGCTCGGCATTGTCCAGCACCGTGCCAAGCCCGATGCTCCGTGGAGCTACGCAAACGGTACCAAGGGCTATCTCAAACAGCAGGACGTGATCGATTTCATGCGCCTCAACGGTTTCGAGCTGGTCGGCACGAGCGAAATCAACGCCAACCCGATGGACACCGCCGACCACGCCGAGGGCGTCTGGGAGATGCCGCCGGTGCTGGGCACCAAGCGTGAAGACCTGAAAGACAAGGGCGAAAGCGATCGCATGACGCTCTTGTTCAAGAAGGCCAAGTAA
- the msrA gene encoding peptide-methionine (S)-S-oxide reductase MsrA, with product MSNTAQVIIAGGCFWCTEAVFKDVIGVSDVESGYIGGTKADPTYKEVCTGTTGHAEAIRVTFDPATISLPEIYDVFLGTHDPTQLNRQGNDVGTQYRSAIFPLDPDQRAEAEAAIARWNAEHVGETAVTTIEDPTEWYPAEDYHQDYWDGEGQRNPYCLAVIPPKIMKLRKSFADKVKG from the coding sequence ATGAGCAATACGGCACAAGTGATTATCGCGGGCGGCTGCTTCTGGTGCACCGAAGCAGTGTTCAAGGACGTGATCGGCGTGAGCGACGTCGAGAGCGGCTATATCGGCGGGACCAAGGCCGACCCGACCTACAAGGAGGTCTGCACCGGCACCACCGGCCATGCCGAGGCCATCCGGGTGACATTCGACCCTGCCACCATCTCGCTGCCCGAAATCTATGACGTGTTCCTGGGCACCCACGATCCGACCCAGCTCAACCGCCAGGGCAATGACGTCGGCACGCAGTATCGCAGTGCGATCTTCCCGCTCGATCCCGACCAGCGCGCCGAGGCCGAAGCCGCCATCGCCCGCTGGAATGCCGAGCACGTAGGCGAAACCGCCGTCACTACCATCGAGGATCCGACCGAATGGTATCCGGCGGAGGATTACCACCAGGACTATTGGGACGGCGAAGGCCAGCGCAATCCCTATTGCCTCGCGGTCATCCCGCCCAAGATCATGAAGCTGCGCAAGAGCTTTGCCGACAAGGTCAAGGGCTGA
- a CDS encoding PAS domain-containing protein: MSGAPVSSSAQRPDGDSAPGAERPLSEAYALESAGAAFHALADTMPQIVWSTLPDGSHDYYNRHWYEFTGVPAGSTDGEGWAELFHPEDQPNAWENWRRSLETGEPYEVEYRLRHHSGEYQWMIGRALPIRGDDGQIERWIGTCTNVNEHKRVALLNQILGQELSHRIKNIFAIISGLVSLTARNNPGFSDIAQELLGRISALGRAHELVRPHSDRSRREIGDVTLLKLIERIFSFYPAYDEGRVRIEGGDLEIASSAATPMALLLHELATNAIKYGSLSVPGGTLTIKLVDLGNTMQLLWTESGAPKSEEEEIVPGFGSRLVDLAVRNQLGGSYTRAWKRDGLQLDVTIDKARIQAA; this comes from the coding sequence GTGAGCGGAGCGCCTGTGTCCTCGTCCGCGCAGCGTCCTGACGGCGATTCGGCGCCCGGCGCCGAGCGCCCGCTGAGCGAAGCCTATGCCCTCGAAAGCGCGGGTGCAGCCTTCCACGCGCTCGCCGACACCATGCCGCAGATCGTCTGGTCGACTTTGCCCGATGGATCGCACGATTACTACAACCGGCATTGGTACGAATTCACGGGCGTACCCGCGGGTTCGACCGACGGCGAAGGCTGGGCCGAACTGTTCCATCCCGAAGACCAGCCCAATGCCTGGGAAAACTGGCGCCGGAGCCTCGAGACAGGCGAGCCTTACGAGGTGGAATACCGGCTTCGCCATCATTCCGGGGAATATCAGTGGATGATCGGACGGGCCTTGCCGATCCGGGGTGACGACGGGCAGATCGAGCGCTGGATCGGTACCTGCACCAATGTCAACGAACACAAACGGGTCGCCCTGCTCAACCAGATACTCGGGCAGGAACTCAGCCACCGTATCAAGAACATCTTTGCCATCATCTCCGGCCTCGTCAGCCTGACGGCGCGCAACAACCCCGGCTTCTCGGACATTGCGCAAGAACTGCTGGGCCGGATCTCGGCGCTGGGCAGGGCGCATGAGCTGGTACGCCCGCACAGCGACAGATCCCGCCGCGAAATCGGTGACGTAACACTGCTGAAGCTGATCGAGAGGATCTTCTCGTTTTACCCCGCTTATGACGAGGGGCGTGTCCGGATCGAAGGGGGCGATCTCGAGATCGCGAGCAGCGCGGCGACGCCCATGGCCCTGCTGCTGCACGAGCTGGCGACCAATGCCATCAAGTACGGTAGCCTGTCGGTTCCCGGGGGCACGCTGACCATCAAGCTCGTCGACCTGGGCAATACGATGCAACTGCTCTGGACGGAAAGCGGGGCGCCGAAATCGGAGGAAGAGGAGATCGTCCCCGGTTTCGGCAGCAGGCTGGTCGACCTCGCCGTTCGCAACCAACTTGGCGGCAGTTATACGCGAGCTTGGAAACGGGATGGCCTGCAGCTGGATGTCACCATCGACAAGGCCCGCATTCAGGCGGCGTGA
- a CDS encoding RsmB/NOP family class I SAM-dependent RNA methyltransferase, with protein sequence MAQPTGIHARRAALQMLDAVLRRGETLEQAEGPALKTVRSAPDKGLARALANETLRWLTDLDSLIDSATRQRLPEDAKVRTVLRLMLAGWLRLETPPHAVIATGLPLLAGGPRRLAHGVFSTLDKRGAQLPAEPTLPERVRERWGERTASIAAGLAEPPPLDLTLREPGETQHWANQLAGDSTIPGHVRLPRGSAVETLPGFKDGAWWVQDLAASLPARLLGQGEGRHVLDLCAAPGGKTLQLAAAGWKVTALDLSKRRLELLKDNLKRTGLKASPIRADALTWEAKHQFDAVLLDAPCTATGTCRRHPDVLHRIGQRQIAEMAELQAALLARATSWLKPGGTLVYAVCSLEREEGEEQAVQVTLTPLPVGTGELPGGIAPTAEGWLRTEPGMLADRGGLDGFFVGRWTKPVS encoded by the coding sequence ATGGCCCAACCGACCGGAATTCACGCCCGCCGCGCCGCATTGCAGATGCTCGATGCCGTGTTGCGCCGGGGCGAAACGCTCGAACAGGCCGAAGGGCCCGCACTCAAGACCGTCCGCAGCGCGCCGGACAAGGGTCTCGCTCGCGCCCTTGCCAATGAGACGCTGCGCTGGCTCACCGATCTCGATTCGCTGATCGACAGCGCGACCAGGCAGCGCCTGCCGGAAGATGCCAAGGTGCGCACCGTGCTGCGGCTGATGCTGGCGGGCTGGCTGCGGCTGGAGACCCCGCCGCACGCGGTGATCGCCACCGGGCTGCCCCTGCTTGCCGGTGGGCCAAGGCGGCTGGCGCATGGCGTCTTCTCGACCCTCGACAAACGCGGCGCGCAATTGCCGGCGGAGCCGACCCTTCCGGAGCGGGTGCGCGAACGCTGGGGCGAGCGAACCGCCAGCATCGCCGCTGGCCTCGCCGAACCGCCGCCGCTCGACCTTACGTTGCGTGAACCCGGGGAGACGCAGCATTGGGCCAACCAGCTGGCGGGTGACAGCACCATACCCGGCCATGTGCGCCTGCCGCGCGGCTCGGCAGTGGAGACCCTACCGGGCTTCAAGGACGGCGCCTGGTGGGTGCAGGATCTCGCCGCCTCGCTCCCCGCCCGGCTGCTGGGGCAGGGCGAGGGAAGGCACGTGCTCGATCTTTGCGCTGCGCCTGGAGGCAAAACGCTGCAACTCGCCGCTGCCGGGTGGAAAGTGACCGCACTCGATCTCAGCAAGCGGCGGCTGGAACTGCTCAAGGACAACCTCAAGCGTACCGGTCTCAAGGCCTCGCCGATCCGCGCCGATGCGCTGACCTGGGAAGCGAAGCACCAGTTCGACGCCGTCCTGCTCGATGCGCCCTGCACCGCGACAGGCACCTGCCGCCGCCATCCCGATGTGCTGCACCGCATCGGCCAGCGCCAGATTGCAGAGATGGCGGAGCTTCAGGCTGCGCTGCTGGCACGCGCCACAAGCTGGCTCAAACCCGGCGGGACACTGGTTTACGCGGTGTGCTCGCTGGAACGTGAAGAGGGCGAGGAGCAGGCGGTGCAAGTGACGCTGACCCCGCTTCCGGTGGGCACGGGCGAGTTGCCCGGCGGCATCGCGCCGACCGCCGAGGGTTGGCTTCGCACCGAGCCCGGAATGCTGGCCGATCGGGGCGGCCTCGATGGGTTCTTCGTCGGACGATGGACGAAGCCCGTATCCTGA
- a CDS encoding cytochrome P450, producing the protein MATLAAETAPAPIHWTEGNPTAADLAHIPGDGGWPLVGNTFRMLADPHAFARRMYQTHGKVYKNRAFGGWQVAMIGAEANELMLFDRNKIFSSEQGWGPILDQLFPRGLMLLDFDHHRADRRALSIAFKPEPMRHYAGSLNRGIAQRMTEWGEGPLQFYPAIKQLTLDLAADSFLGLPFGPEADAINKAFVDMVQASVAPIRKPLPFTAMKRGVDGRKFLVDYFTRETHRIRTEGGGQDMFSQFATAEYEDGSQMPVDEVVDHMNFLMMAAHDTITSSATSLVYLLAKNPEWQEKLRQELTAITGGEGKELAYDQLGEPELTEMAFKEALRHIPPVPSMPRRALKAFEYAGYEIPAGVGVGINIHMVHHMEEYWDSPYDFDPLRFTADKVKARHKYAWVPFGGGAHMCLGLHFAYMQIKILMAHMLTRYRIEVADGYDPAWQAWPIPKPKDGLKISLKKI; encoded by the coding sequence ATGGCTACCCTCGCAGCAGAAACCGCCCCCGCCCCGATCCACTGGACCGAAGGCAATCCCACTGCCGCCGACCTCGCCCATATTCCGGGTGACGGCGGCTGGCCGCTGGTCGGCAACACCTTCCGTATGCTGGCCGATCCGCATGCCTTCGCCCGGCGGATGTATCAGACCCACGGCAAGGTCTACAAGAACCGCGCCTTCGGCGGCTGGCAGGTGGCGATGATCGGGGCCGAAGCGAACGAGCTGATGCTGTTCGACCGGAACAAAATCTTCTCCAGCGAGCAGGGCTGGGGGCCGATCCTCGACCAGCTGTTCCCGCGCGGACTGATGCTGCTCGATTTCGACCATCACCGGGCCGACCGGCGCGCCCTGTCGATCGCTTTTAAGCCCGAACCGATGCGGCACTATGCCGGCTCGCTCAACCGCGGCATTGCACAGCGGATGACCGAATGGGGGGAAGGTCCGCTACAATTCTATCCCGCGATCAAGCAGCTGACGCTCGACCTTGCTGCGGACAGCTTCCTCGGCCTACCGTTCGGACCGGAAGCGGACGCGATCAACAAGGCGTTCGTCGACATGGTCCAGGCCTCGGTCGCGCCGATCCGCAAGCCGCTGCCCTTCACCGCGATGAAGCGCGGGGTCGATGGCCGCAAGTTCCTGGTCGATTACTTCACCAGGGAGACGCACCGGATTCGCACCGAAGGCGGCGGGCAGGACATGTTCAGCCAGTTCGCCACCGCCGAATACGAAGACGGCAGCCAGATGCCGGTCGACGAAGTGGTCGATCACATGAATTTCCTGATGATGGCGGCGCATGACACCATCACCTCCAGCGCCACTTCGCTCGTCTATCTGCTGGCGAAGAACCCCGAATGGCAGGAAAAGCTGCGGCAGGAACTGACGGCGATTACCGGCGGCGAAGGCAAGGAACTGGCCTACGACCAGCTCGGCGAGCCCGAGCTGACCGAAATGGCCTTCAAGGAAGCGCTGCGGCACATCCCGCCGGTCCCGTCGATGCCGCGCCGCGCGCTCAAGGCCTTCGAATATGCCGGCTATGAAATCCCGGCCGGGGTGGGCGTGGGGATCAACATCCACATGGTCCACCATATGGAGGAATATTGGGACAGCCCCTACGACTTCGACCCGCTGCGTTTCACCGCGGACAAGGTGAAGGCGCGGCACAAATACGCCTGGGTCCCCTTCGGCGGCGGCGCGCACATGTGCCTTGGGCTGCACTTCGCCTATATGCAGATCAAGATCCTGATGGCGCATATGCTGACCCGTTACCGGATCGAAGTGGCCGACGGCTATGATCCAGCGTGGCAGGCCTGGCCGATCCCCAAGCCGAAGGACGGCTTGAAGATCTCGCTGAAGAAAATCTAG
- a CDS encoding response regulator: MPARVLIVEDEFLIALEMEEVVRDLGHIPIGVADNLSSALAEARDAATVDIALVDVNLADGATGPEIGRRLAAEFGVQVIFVTANTAQLGEGVSGTIGAVEKPVGVGELRQLIDFVERRRNGLTPPPPPVLRLFGDSHAA, encoded by the coding sequence ATGCCCGCCCGTGTTCTGATCGTTGAAGACGAATTCCTGATCGCTCTCGAAATGGAAGAGGTCGTGCGTGACCTCGGTCACATTCCGATAGGTGTTGCCGACAACCTCAGCAGCGCCCTTGCTGAGGCGCGCGACGCGGCGACTGTGGATATCGCGCTGGTCGACGTCAACCTGGCGGATGGGGCCACCGGGCCCGAGATCGGCCGACGCCTGGCAGCGGAGTTCGGCGTGCAGGTAATCTTCGTGACAGCGAATACCGCCCAGCTTGGCGAAGGCGTGTCCGGCACGATCGGAGCGGTCGAGAAGCCGGTTGGCGTGGGCGAATTGCGCCAGCTGATCGATTTCGTCGAGCGCCGTCGCAATGGTCTTACGCCTCCCCCGCCCCCCGTTCTGCGGCTGTTTGGGGATTCTCACGCCGCCTGA
- the folK gene encoding 2-amino-4-hydroxy-6-hydroxymethyldihydropteridine diphosphokinase — MRTAMEELAALGTVTARSAVISTAPMGPSARRFANAALLLDTELDPASLLAALQRTEREFGRRRWRRWGDRVIDLDIVLWSEGSVSSSLLTIPHQEFRGRDFVLVPASNIAPGWRDPRTGLTLLQAKARLTRKRPLP, encoded by the coding sequence GTGCGAACGGCGATGGAAGAACTGGCGGCGCTGGGCACTGTCACTGCCCGCTCCGCGGTAATCTCGACCGCGCCGATGGGCCCTTCGGCGCGCCGCTTTGCCAATGCCGCGCTGCTTCTCGACACAGAGCTTGATCCTGCCTCGCTGCTGGCAGCACTCCAGCGGACCGAACGCGAGTTCGGTAGAAGGCGCTGGCGGCGCTGGGGCGACCGCGTGATCGATCTCGACATCGTGCTGTGGAGCGAGGGATCGGTAAGCTCATCATTGCTGACGATCCCCCATCAGGAATTCCGCGGACGAGACTTCGTACTTGTCCCGGCGAGCAACATCGCCCCCGGCTGGCGCGATCCGCGCACCGGCCTGACGCTGTTGCAGGCAAAAGCCCGCTTGACCCGCAAGCGCCCGCTCCCCTAG
- a CDS encoding chemotaxis protein CheA gives MDDLLAEFIAETREMLEALGGELVAWEAAPDDRERLDAIFRFVHTVKGNCGFFDFPRLEALSHAAEDALGEVRAGRRLPDEALVSAVLAIIDRIGALTDAVEAGEEIPEQGDERLIAALAHDPDKAEAASLAKPQKDSEGKNRAAGGNQRSIRLPVELLDRMMSGVSDLVLARNDLSRVLRELGADPRIDGPFERMTAILDDVRDAATRMRMQRIEFLFSALPRLVRDLGQELGKQVMVDLEGQDVELDREMIESIRDPLTHIIRNAIDHGLETPAQRIEAGKREIGVVSISARQAGNQIYLVVSDDGRGIDADRLVKKALENGIVTQEDVAGMSLADKYNLIFAPGLSTASRVTSISGRGVGMDVVRANIEKIGGSIGVSSQPGAGATIQMRLPLTLSIIATLTVTSAGQRFALPRSGVEEVIYGGDPDLGYTELGDGRFIDFRGQRIPCVPLSEVLGQDNDLPMLARTFIVIRHSPTEVSAIVVDKVLDHEEAVIKPVAPAITATRLYTGATLLSDGTPVLALDIANIAVDHRIVTDGRSRAMALDVDQKVEMAREDAQRVMLFVDRDGQQRAVEMDFVERIETIATEIVERHAGNSRAVIDGKLRVLAGTDDRELETAKLRLLRLLRLRDEAREAFYVVRAIIDVAPLEDAIKEGATEADTRGYVVVGGRATPLLDAAAVVAQWGDVREQETQR, from the coding sequence ATGGACGATCTGCTGGCAGAATTCATCGCGGAGACCCGTGAAATGCTCGAGGCGCTGGGGGGCGAGCTCGTGGCATGGGAAGCTGCGCCCGACGACCGCGAGCGGCTCGATGCGATCTTCCGCTTCGTCCACACCGTGAAGGGCAACTGCGGCTTCTTCGATTTCCCGCGCCTTGAAGCGCTCAGCCACGCCGCCGAAGATGCGCTGGGCGAGGTCCGCGCCGGACGCCGCCTGCCGGACGAAGCGCTGGTCAGCGCGGTGCTCGCCATCATCGACCGGATCGGCGCGCTTACCGATGCCGTGGAGGCTGGTGAGGAAATCCCCGAACAGGGCGACGAACGCCTGATCGCCGCGCTGGCGCATGATCCGGACAAGGCCGAGGCCGCCTCGCTCGCCAAGCCGCAGAAGGACAGCGAAGGCAAGAACCGGGCAGCCGGTGGCAACCAGCGCTCGATCCGCCTGCCGGTCGAACTGCTCGACCGGATGATGAGCGGGGTTTCCGATCTGGTCCTCGCCCGCAACGATCTCTCGCGCGTCCTGCGCGAACTGGGTGCCGATCCGCGCATCGACGGTCCCTTCGAACGCATGACCGCGATCCTTGACGATGTCCGCGATGCCGCGACACGCATGCGCATGCAGCGCATCGAATTCCTGTTCTCGGCCCTGCCGCGCCTCGTCCGCGATCTCGGGCAGGAACTGGGCAAGCAGGTGATGGTCGACCTCGAAGGCCAGGACGTCGAGCTCGACCGCGAAATGATCGAATCGATCCGTGACCCGCTGACCCACATCATTCGCAACGCCATCGACCACGGCCTCGAAACGCCGGCCCAGCGGATCGAGGCGGGCAAACGCGAGATCGGGGTTGTGTCGATCTCGGCGCGCCAGGCCGGCAACCAGATTTACCTCGTCGTCAGCGATGACGGGCGCGGCATCGATGCCGACCGGCTGGTCAAGAAAGCACTGGAGAACGGCATCGTCACGCAGGAAGACGTTGCCGGCATGTCGCTCGCCGACAAGTATAACCTGATTTTTGCGCCGGGTCTCTCGACGGCCAGCCGGGTCACCTCGATCTCCGGCCGCGGCGTCGGCATGGACGTGGTCCGTGCCAATATCGAGAAGATCGGCGGTTCGATCGGAGTCTCCAGCCAGCCGGGCGCGGGCGCGACGATCCAGATGCGCCTGCCGCTGACACTCAGCATCATTGCCACGCTGACGGTGACCAGCGCCGGCCAGCGTTTCGCCTTGCCGCGGTCCGGCGTCGAGGAAGTCATTTATGGAGGTGATCCCGACCTCGGCTACACCGAGCTGGGAGACGGCCGCTTCATCGATTTCCGCGGCCAGCGCATCCCCTGCGTGCCGCTGTCGGAGGTACTGGGACAGGACAACGACCTGCCCATGCTTGCGCGCACCTTCATCGTGATCCGCCATTCGCCGACCGAAGTCAGCGCGATCGTGGTCGACAAGGTGCTCGATCACGAGGAGGCGGTTATCAAACCGGTCGCTCCGGCGATCACGGCAACGCGCCTCTATACCGGTGCGACCCTGCTGTCGGACGGTACCCCGGTGCTGGCGCTCGATATCGCCAATATCGCAGTCGATCACCGGATCGTGACCGACGGCCGCTCGCGGGCGATGGCGCTCGATGTCGATCAGAAGGTTGAGATGGCGCGCGAAGATGCCCAGCGCGTGATGCTGTTCGTCGACCGCGACGGGCAGCAGCGCGCTGTCGAGATGGACTTCGTCGAACGTATCGAGACGATCGCAACCGAGATTGTCGAGCGCCATGCCGGCAACAGCCGCGCGGTCATCGATGGCAAGCTGCGGGTCCTTGCAGGGACCGACGACCGCGAACTCGAAACGGCCAAGCTGCGGCTCCTGCGGCTCCTGCGGCTGCGCGACGAAGCCCGCGAGGCCTTCTACGTCGTGCGTGCGATCATCGATGTCGCCCCGCTCGAAGACGCGATCAAGGAAGGTGCAACCGAAGCCGATACGCGCGGTTATGTCGTGGTTGGCGGTCGCGCGACGCCGCTGCTCGATGCCGCCGCAGTGGTCGCCCAATGGGGCGATGTGCGCGAACAGGAGACACAGCGATGA
- a CDS encoding chemotaxis protein CheW, whose translation MNGELLLVASVAGRNIALPAADVASVSELEKITLVPRAPDWIEGIGAQRSRALTVVNCHRAIGLPGEARMDADETRCIVVKLDEHLYALRADRILDVTIAQSDVGQAPAGLGAEWRRVATGVIETVFGPAVMLDLAAIIAGPERLAA comes from the coding sequence ATGAACGGTGAACTCTTGCTGGTGGCAAGTGTCGCCGGACGCAATATCGCGCTGCCTGCGGCCGATGTCGCTTCTGTGAGCGAGTTGGAGAAAATCACGCTGGTGCCGCGCGCCCCTGACTGGATCGAAGGGATCGGGGCCCAGCGCTCGCGGGCGCTGACCGTGGTCAATTGCCACCGTGCCATCGGCCTGCCTGGCGAGGCCAGAATGGACGCCGACGAGACACGCTGCATTGTCGTCAAGCTCGACGAGCATCTCTATGCCCTTCGGGCCGACCGGATCCTCGATGTCACCATCGCCCAGAGCGATGTCGGACAAGCACCTGCCGGTCTCGGTGCCGAATGGCGAAGGGTCGCCACCGGCGTGATCGAGACCGTTTTCGGTCCTGCCGTCATGCTGGACCTGGCCGCCATTATCGCCGGTCCCGAGCGGCTGGCGGCTTAA